One window of the Trifolium pratense cultivar HEN17-A07 linkage group LG2, ARS_RC_1.1, whole genome shotgun sequence genome contains the following:
- the LOC123907499 gene encoding putative receptor-like protein kinase At3g47110, translated as MKSFFFSLSIFLHANHHMHIFLALSIIWFGSNKTMALALGNQTDHLALLKFKESISNDPNGALDSWNSSIHFCNWHGITCSLKHQRVTEMNISGHDLHGSLSPYVGNLSFLRSLNLGNNCFFEKIPHELGRLFRLQQLSLPNNSFIGEIPTNLTNLHNLKGLDLGGNHLIGKIPIEIGFLWKLQTLKIVENNLTGEVPPFLGNLSSLTTFYVGFNNLEGVIPQEVCRLKHLTKLSVVDNNLSGTLSSCVYNMSFLTIISASLNNFNGSLCSNLFHTLPSLQRFAISTNQISGLIPTSVANASTLTHFDISQNHFFGQVPSLGKLQNLYWLDLYLNNLGDNSTKDLEFLKPLTNFSKLSTLGISFNNFGGSLPSYIGNLTTQLSRLYLGGNQIFGQIPLEIGNLINLILLTMESSHFEGKIPSTIGKFQKIQVLDLRGNRLSGEIPASIGNLSQMYHLGLGKNMLEGNIPSNIGKCKSLQMLYLSENNLTGVIPSEVFSLSSLTVGLFLSQNLLCGKLPDEVGHLQNIEQIDVSENHLTGEIPGTLGECISLEYILLMGNSFNGSIPSSFASLKGLRYLDLSRNRLSGSIPKFLQNISFLEYFNVSFNMLEGEVPSEGVFRNSSALGVTQNKNLCGGILELHLPPCHTKHNNFKEIVVIVSGISFLLIMIFIITIYWMRRIDKTKKFDSQINDQMVPISYKKLHNATNGFSTSNLIGLGNFGSVYKGKLESVDGFVAIKVLNLNKTGAQKSFIAECTALKNIRHRNLVKILTCCSSIDYKGNEFKALIFEYMSNGNLESWLHPTTEIPDQPKSLTLEQRLNIIIDVASAFCYLHYECEQPVVHCDLKPANVLLNDSLLARVSDFGLARLLPSVGISLMQSSTIGIKGTVGYAPLEYGMGSEVSIEGDMYSFGILILEMLTGRRPTDEMFKDDHNLHNYVKHSIPNHLFHIVDQSILDLPIELDHNTDNGNLGGIIHPNLEKCLLAIFSIALSCSVESPKERMNMVDVIRELNIIKSFFPTEAQ; from the exons ATGAAGTCCTTTTTTTTCTCGTTATCTATATTTTTGCATGCAAACCATCATATGCATATTTTCCTTGCTTTAAGCATAATCTGGTTTGGCTCAAATAAAACTATGGCCTTAGCATTGGGAAATCAAACCGATCATTTGGCATTgctcaaattcaaagaatcaataTCCAATGATCCAAATGGAGCCTTAGATTCTTGGAATTCTTCCATCCACTTTTGCAACTGGCATGGAATCACATGCAGCCTCAAACACCAAAGAGTGACAGAGATGAACATATCGGGACATGACTTGCATGGATCCTTATCACCTTATGTTGGCAATCTCTCTTTTCTGAGAAGTCTCAATCTCGGAAACAACTGCTTCTTTGAAAAAATTCCCCATGAATTAGGCCGATTGTTTCGATTGCAACAACTCTCTCTCCCCAATAACTCCTTCATAGGAGAAATTCCTACAAACTTAACAAATTTGCATAATCTCAAAGGCTTAGACTTAGGTGGAAATCATCTGATTGGTAAAATACCAATTGAAATTGGCTTTCTTTGGAAGCTTCAGACATTAAAGATTGTGGAAAACAATTTAACCGGAGAAGTCCCACCATTCCTAGGTAACCTTTCATCCTTGACAACTTTTTATGTAGGTTTTAACAACTTAGAGGGAGTTATTCCACAAGAAGTATGTCGCCTCAAACACTTGACTAAATTATCAGTGGTTGACAACAACTTGTCTGGTACACTTTCTTCTTGTGTTTATAATATGTCATTTCTTACTATAATCTCAGCTTCATTGAATAACTTTAATGGCTCTCTTTGCTCCAACTTGTTTCACACCCTCCCTAGCCTCCAACGTTTTGCAATTAGCACAAATCAAATTTCAGGTTTAATACCCACTTCAGTTGCAAATGCATCTACCTTGACACATTTTGATATCagtcaaaatcatttttttgggCAAGTTCCAAGTCTAGGTAAGCTACAAAATCTGTATTGGCTAGATTTGTACCTCAACAATCTAGGTGACAATTCAACTAAGGATTTGGAGTTCTTAAAACCACTCACAAATTTTAGTAAGTTGTCTACACTTGGTATATCCTTTAATAATTTTGGAGGTAGTTTGCCAAGTTACATAGGTAATTTAACCACCCAACTTAGTCGACTGTATCTTGGGGGTAATCAAATATTTGGGCAAATTCCTTTAGAAATAGGAAATTTAATTAACTTAATTCTCTTGACCATGGAAAGTAGCCATTTTGAAGGGAAAATTCCTTCTACTATTGGAAAGTTTCAAAAGATACAAGTGTTAGATTTGCGTGGAAACAGGTTGTCAGGAGAAATTCCAGCTTCAATAGGTAACCTTAGTCAGATGTATCATTTGGGTTTAGGGAAAAATATGTTAGAAGGAAATATTCCTTCAAATATAGGGAAGTGTAAAAGCTTACAAATGTTATACCTTTCAGAAAACAACCTTACAGGAGTGATACCCTCAGAGGTTTTCAGTCTTTCATCTTTAACAGTAGGACTATTCTTATCGCAAAACTTGTTATGTGGCAAACTACCCGATGAAGTCGGTCATTTACAGAATATTGAGCAGATTGATGTCTCTGAAAATCATCTAACTGGTGAAATTCCTGGAACCTTGGGTGAATGCATAAGCTTAGAATACATTCTTTTGATGGGGAACTCATTCAATGGAAGCATACCATCCTCTTTTGCATCTCTCAAAGGTCTTCGATACTTAGACCTTTCAAGAAATCGATTGTCTGGATCAATTCCAAAATTTCTGCAAAATATTTCTTTCTTAGAATACTTCAATGTGTCTTTCAACATGTTGGAAGGAGAGGTACCAAGTGAAGGTGTCTTTCGAAATTCAAGTGCATTAGGAGTGACTCAGAACAAAAATCTTTGTGGAGGAATTTTGGAGTTGCATCTACCGCCATGCCATACTAAACACAATAACTTCAAGGAGATAGTTGTGATAGTTAGCGGGatttcttttcttctcattaTGATATTTATTATAACAATCTATTGGATGAGGAGAatagacaaaacaaaaaaatttgattcaCAAATAAATGACCAAATGGTTCCGATTTCATACAAAAAACTGCACAATGCAACCAATGGATTTTCAACAAGTAACTTGATAGGATTAGGAAATTTTGGTTCTGTCTACAAAGGAAAGCTCGAGTCAGTTGATGGATTTGTTGCCATAAAAGTCCTAAACCTTAATAAAACGGGAGCCCAGAAGAGTTTCATTGCTGAATGTACTGCACTAAAAAATATTAGACACCGAAATCTGGTTAAAATTTTGACATGTTGTTCAAGCATAGATTACAAAGGCAATGAGTTTAAAGCTCTCATATTTGAGTACATGAGTAATGGAAACTTAGAAAGTTGGTTGCATCCCACAACAGAAATTCCGGATCAACCAAAATCATTGACTCTTGAGCAAAggttaaatattattattgatgTTGCATCAGCATTTTGTTATCTTCACTACGAATGCGAGCAACCTGTTGTCCATTGTGATTTAAAGCCTGCAAATGTTCTTCTCAATGACTCACTGCTAGCTCGAGTGAGTGATTTTGGCTTAGCAAGGTTGCTCCCAAGTGTTGGAATATCTCTAATGCAAAGTAGCACAATTGGAATAAAGGGAACAGTTGGCTATGCACCCCTAG AGTATGGAATGGGATCTGAGGTGTCAATTGAAGGTGATATGTATAGCTTTGGAATACTGATATTAGAAATGTTAACTGGAAGAAGACCAACAGATGAAATGTTCAAAGACGATCATAATCTCCATAATTATGTGAAACATTCAATTCCAAATCACCTTTTCCATATTGTGGACCAGTCTATTCTAGATCTCCCCATTGAATTAGACCACAATACTGACAATGGGAACCTTGGTGGTATTATACATCCTAATTTAGAGAAATGTTTACTTGCAATTTTTAGTATTGCACTTTCTTGTTCAGTGGAATcaccaaaagaaagaatgaatatgGTTGATGTTATAAGGGAGCTCAATATCATTAAAAGTTTCTTTCCTACTGAGGCTCAATAA